Part of the Labrenzia sp. PHM005 genome is shown below.
GGCTGTTTGAAGATGGATCGACAGGCGGCCCAAAGAGTTCGATATGGTCAATCCAGGCCCCATCTGTTCCGGTGATATCTGCGTCTTCAAGAGCTGTGCGGATGTCCTTTGTATAGGCGGTCAAATCCGTGACATTCGCCAAAGTCAGGTCGATCGGGCTTTCTTTAACCAGGAAAAACCAATTGCCGCCGTAAGCAACATCTCCAGTTACTTTCCCGCGCCCCGGAACATCAACAGACACGTCTTTTTGTAGGCGATAGCTTTCCACATTCGAAACAGCGACTGTGTTGGCATCAAGCAGGTCGACTTCGACAATGCCAACTGGGGTTTCTATGCGGTGTTGTCCGTGCGGCAATCTTCCAAGATGGGCGAGCGTAACCGCCAAACCTATCGTCGCGTGGCCGCACATCCCGAGATTTTGCAGGTTGTTGAAGTAGATCACCGCTGCTGTGCAGTCTGGTTGGGACGGCGGTAAGAGCAATGCCCCAACAATTGCATCGTGCCCCCGTGGTTCCAGGACCACGGATGAGCAGAAATCAAGATGCTCTGCTTCCAGGCGCGCCGCTCGTTCGGCAAGGGAGCCGGATCCAAGATCCGGTCCACCATCGACGACCAGCCGGGTCGGTTCTCCTGCTGTGTGGCTGTCGATTACGCGCATTCGGCCAAAACTCCGCCTTGCCCGCACCAGTCAGCATACCAGGTTTTGAAGAGGTCATATTGCGCTTCGATGTAGCCGCGCTGGGCGTCTGTCAGGGCGTCTGTCTCATTGAAGTGAAGGCGGTATTCGTCTTCGCCGTTCAGAACCATCAGGTGTTTGTAGTAGAGCACAAGATCCGGTCCCTCATCGAAGCTGGATAGCACGCCGAGCGCCTCTTCCAGTTCCTTTGCCCGGTTCCGAGCTTCCGCGTTTCCTTCTGCGGCTTTTTTACAAAGTGCCACAAGGTGCAGAACCGCATCCGGCAGGGCATTGCCGATGCCCGTGATGGCGCCGGTTGCACCGCAATTGACAAAGCCATGGTAGACTGCGGTGTCGACCCCGACCATCAAAGTAACATCAGCATCCTGAGACGTGATGTTTTCGGCTGCATAGCGTAGGTCATCGTGGCCGCCGAATTCCTTGAAGCCAATCAGGTTTGGAAACTGCTTTCGCAGGTCGAAGAAGAGATCTGCTCGGGTTGCAAAGCCATAATAGGGGCTGTTGTAGATGACAGCCGGAAGGCTCGGCGCTGCAGCCAGAATGGCACTGAAGTGATTGCGCTGGGCTATCGCTGAAACACCGCGGGATAAAACTCTCGGGATCACCATCAAACCATGAGCACCCACCTTTGCGGCATGAGCTGCATGCGCAACAGCCGACTTGGTGTTGACTGCGCCCGTCCCGACAATTGTCGGGACGCCAGCTTTGACCAGGCGCTCGACGCCTTCCATGCGCTCTTCATCGGTCAAGAGCGGCCAATCGCCCATGGAGCCGCAATAAACAACAGCTGACATGCCTTTGGAAATCAGGTCCTGTCCCTTTTTCACCAGCGCATCGAAGTCCGGCGTCCGGTCTGCTTTACACGGGGTCATCAGGGCCGGAATGGTGCCGGAAAAAATGTTTGAGGACATTGCCTTCTCCTTTTGAGACGAGCCGAACGGTCGCTGGAAAACCGAGCGTAAACCGTTGGCTTCGAAATTTAAATCAGCGCTGTTCAGCGCACATTGGACAGGAATTTTCGGGTGTGTTCGGATTGTGCGTCCCCAAACACTTGTTCAGGCGGGCCAATCTCTTCCATAACACCGTGGTGGAAGTAGGCGACGCGGTCGGAGACATCGCGCGCAAACCCCATTTCATGGGTGACACAAATCATCGTCATGCCCTCTTCGGCCAGAAGCCGCATGGTGTCGAGCACCTCGCCAACCAGTTCGGGATCGAGCGCCGATGTTGCTTCGTCAAACAGCATATAGGCCGGTTCCATGGCGAGCGCCCTTGCGATTGCGAGCCGCTGCTGCTGGCCGCCGGACAGAGCACTTGGATAGACATTCAGTTTGTCTTCCAGGCCGACATGCTTGAGTTGTTGTTCGGCGATCGCATTGGCTTCCGCACGAGATTTGCCTTTCACGATCTTTGGCGCCAGGGCCACATTCTCCAAGGCTGTCAAATGCGGGAAGCTGTTCCACTGTTGGAATACCATGCCGAGTTTCTGGCGCAGTTTGTTGATGTCTGTGCTCTTGTCATGAACGTTGGTGCCGTCCACGAGAACCGAGCCTTTTTGGATCGGCTCCAGTCCATTGATGCAATAGAGCAGAGTTGATTTGCCGGAGCCGGACGCGCCGATGACGGAGAGTACTTCGCCCTTGTCGACATCCAAGTCGATGCCTTTGAGGACTTGAAGCGCACCGAAGTATTTTTCTAGACCGCGTATCTCGATCATTGGGCCCACCTTTTTTCTAGTTGTGCGGCATAGCGCGAGATCGGAAAGGACAGCGCGAAATAGAACGCACCGGCAATTGCTAGGATCAGGAAGGGTTCCTGGGTCCGGGTAATCAGGATCTGGCTGGCTTTCAGAAGTTCGACATATCCAAGGACAGAGACCAGGGCGCTGTCCTTCATGACGCCGAGCGCAACACCGACCCAGGATGGAAAGACCGCACGGCCACCGATCGGCAGAACAACATGGCGCATGTCCTGCCAATAGCTCAGGCCAAGCGAGCGGGCGGCGCGGCGCATCGGTTTGCCAACAGCCTCAATGCCGCCGCGGGCAACATTGGCGACCAAAGACGCCGTATAGATCGTCAGAACCACCACTCCGGAGCCAAACGGACCAAAATCCAGGCCGATAATCGGCGCGAAGTTGTAGAAAAGGACCAGCTGGATGATCAGCGGGATCGACCGGAAGATATCCAGAACCGGCGCCAGCGCCATGGCTCCCAGAAGTTTGCCTTCGTAGAGCAGCCAGCCAAAGAAGATTCCGAGGACCGTTCCAAGGGAAATTGATACGGCCGAGATCCAGAGTGTACGGAGCGCTGCCTCGCCCAGAAACCACAGGTCATTGATGGTAAAGCCACTGAAGAAGCTTATCGTCTCTTGCACGGTCATCTCCTCAGTAGCGGAACAGGCGCAGAGCAAGCAGGCGCGAGGCCGCAAGGATGACCTTGACGATCACGTAGTAGATGATCGCGGTCACGGCGAAGTATTCGAAGATGCGGAAGGTCCGGCTGGCGAAAAATTGTGTTTCACCGCTGAGTTCCCGGAATCCTACGAGCATGCCTAATGATGACATGAGCACAGCCCAGACCAGCTGGTTGGTCAGCGGGTGATAAACTACGCGAAACACCTGAGGAATGATGATCCGTGTGTAGGCTTGCCAGGACGACATGCCAAGGCTGCGGGCGGCGCGCAATTGGGTGTTTGGAATTGATTGGAAACCACCGCGGAAGTTTTCCGCCAGATATCCTGCGCAGTTGAAGCTAAGGCCCGCGAGGACGATGGTGAAGGGACTGAGGTGCAGTCCGAAGGCGCCCAGACCAAATCCGAAAAAGAACAGCTGAAATAGAGCCGGGGTGTTCCGTGCCAACTCGACCCAAGCGGTCGCGAACCAATAGGCCGGTCCACTCCAGTTCAGGCGGATGAGGGCGAGCCCCAGGCCAATGATGATGCCGATGACCATTGAAAGCGTTGCGACCTGCAAGGTCAGCAAACCTGCTTCCAAAAGGTCCGGCAAGCTTTTCATCACCGGGCGCCAATGGAAATTGTAGTCAAACATTCTCAGGATGCTCCACCAGATCTGCCAGTCTGTGAACTGGGTGTCTGCGGAAAGAGGAAGTGGGAAATCAGCATTGAGCCGTTTTCAAAGACCTCTTGAACAAAGGGACGCAGGGCATGCCTTTGGTGGGGTGGCATGCCCTGCATATCGTCAGTACATGACGCCCGGGATGCGGAGTTCCGGAGCTTCGCCTCCGACGTACTTGCCCCAAAGCTCATCGTAACGGCCGGAGCGGACCTGATGGGTGACAAACAGGTTGAGGAAGTTCAGCCAGGTCACATCTTCACGTTTTCCGACAACGGAAGTGTAATCTGTTGTCCAGGGCATGCGTGGGCCGGCCAGAACAGTGTCATACTGGTCCGTGATGGGCTTGACCGCTGTGTTGGTTGTGATGCCGATATCGGCTTTGCCTTGGGCGACTGCCAGAAACACTTCGTTTTCCGACTGATACCCCTGATAAAGGTGTTCTTCGCCCCATTCTTTGGCGATTTTGAGCCATTCCTGCTCTGGGACGGTGCCGATCGCGCCAGCAACAGTTTTGCCGCGGATATCCTCGAACGACTCGATACCGCTTTCCGCGTTGACGACGCCCTGCGCGTAGTAGATTGCATAAGGAATGGTGAACCCAACAGTTCGGGCGCGGGCCAGACTGTCCGATGTGGCTCCAAAGACAACATCTGCACGACCGGTGACGATGACCGGGAGGCGCTCGGCCCACGTTACTGGGTAAATGGACGGTTCAACTTCCAGAGCGGCTGCGAGATCATTGCAGTATTCGACGTCAAAGCCCGCAGGCTCGTTGTTGGCGTCCCGGTAACCGATCGGCGGAAAGTCGAGGACTACGCCACAGCGAAGTTCACCGCGATCAACGACATCGTCCAGAGTGTCAGCCTTGGCTGGTAAAGTGGCAACGAGCGTAAGCGCTGCTGCGGCTGCGAATTTCCTAAACATGATTTTCCCCTCTTCTTTTCGAAGATTTTTGGTCAGCGCGGAATTGATAATCCAAATCGGATCCAATATTCAATATAAAATATTCAAAAAATTTCCCGCTGTACCAAAACAGGGCGTTCGCCTAAAAAGATCCCGAACGGAGAGGCGTTGGTATGAAACTGAAATCAATGGACATTTCTGCAACGGCATCGGCGTCATCGATTGTCTTCGATGCCTTGCGAACGGCCATTATCGAAGGTCAGCTGGAGGAGGGGGAACCCTTACGCCAGGATGAAATCGCGCGCCTTTTCAACACGAGCCGGATTCCGGTTCGGGAAGCTATTTCCCGTCTTGAAGAGCAAGGCCTGGTTAAAACGCAGCGCTACAAAGGGGCGGTTGTCGCTGGTCTGTCGCCGGAGGAAGTCGAAGAGATTTTTAACTTAAGGGCACTCGTGGAGCCGGAGATCATCAAGAATGCGGTTCCGAGGATGTCCATGGAGCTGCTCTCCCAGGCCCGGGAGAAATGCTCTGATTTTTCGGCCTCAAAGGATCCGATGGAGTGGGGCAACCTCAACCGTGATTTTCACGAAACGCTCTATAGTGCCAGCGACTTGAAGTATTTTCTTGAAATTGCTGGCAATGCGATTGACCGGGTGGA
Proteins encoded:
- a CDS encoding amino acid ABC transporter permease; translation: MFDYNFHWRPVMKSLPDLLEAGLLTLQVATLSMVIGIIIGLGLALIRLNWSGPAYWFATAWVELARNTPALFQLFFFGFGLGAFGLHLSPFTIVLAGLSFNCAGYLAENFRGGFQSIPNTQLRAARSLGMSSWQAYTRIIIPQVFRVVYHPLTNQLVWAVLMSSLGMLVGFRELSGETQFFASRTFRIFEYFAVTAIIYYVIVKVILAASRLLALRLFRY
- a CDS encoding dihydrodipicolinate synthase family protein — translated: MSSNIFSGTIPALMTPCKADRTPDFDALVKKGQDLISKGMSAVVYCGSMGDWPLLTDEERMEGVERLVKAGVPTIVGTGAVNTKSAVAHAAHAAKVGAHGLMVIPRVLSRGVSAIAQRNHFSAILAAAPSLPAVIYNSPYYGFATRADLFFDLRKQFPNLIGFKEFGGHDDLRYAAENITSQDADVTLMVGVDTAVYHGFVNCGATGAITGIGNALPDAVLHLVALCKKAAEGNAEARNRAKELEEALGVLSSFDEGPDLVLYYKHLMVLNGEDEYRLHFNETDALTDAQRGYIEAQYDLFKTWYADWCGQGGVLAECA
- a CDS encoding transporter substrate-binding domain-containing protein is translated as MFRKFAAAAALTLVATLPAKADTLDDVVDRGELRCGVVLDFPPIGYRDANNEPAGFDVEYCNDLAAALEVEPSIYPVTWAERLPVIVTGRADVVFGATSDSLARARTVGFTIPYAIYYAQGVVNAESGIESFEDIRGKTVAGAIGTVPEQEWLKIAKEWGEEHLYQGYQSENEVFLAVAQGKADIGITTNTAVKPITDQYDTVLAGPRMPWTTDYTSVVGKREDVTWLNFLNLFVTHQVRSGRYDELWGKYVGGEAPELRIPGVMY
- a CDS encoding GntR family transcriptional regulator codes for the protein MKLKSMDISATASASSIVFDALRTAIIEGQLEEGEPLRQDEIARLFNTSRIPVREAISRLEEQGLVKTQRYKGAVVAGLSPEEVEEIFNLRALVEPEIIKNAVPRMSMELLSQAREKCSDFSASKDPMEWGNLNRDFHETLYSASDLKYFLEIAGNAIDRVERQIRAQLVMSNGMERAGREHFGILEACEKGEAEKAADLTRAHIMGAKSSLLQFLPKK
- a CDS encoding amino acid ABC transporter ATP-binding protein — translated: MIEIRGLEKYFGALQVLKGIDLDVDKGEVLSVIGASGSGKSTLLYCINGLEPIQKGSVLVDGTNVHDKSTDINKLRQKLGMVFQQWNSFPHLTALENVALAPKIVKGKSRAEANAIAEQQLKHVGLEDKLNVYPSALSGGQQQRLAIARALAMEPAYMLFDEATSALDPELVGEVLDTMRLLAEEGMTMICVTHEMGFARDVSDRVAYFHHGVMEEIGPPEQVFGDAQSEHTRKFLSNVR
- a CDS encoding amino acid ABC transporter permease, coding for MQETISFFSGFTINDLWFLGEAALRTLWISAVSISLGTVLGIFFGWLLYEGKLLGAMALAPVLDIFRSIPLIIQLVLFYNFAPIIGLDFGPFGSGVVVLTIYTASLVANVARGGIEAVGKPMRRAARSLGLSYWQDMRHVVLPIGGRAVFPSWVGVALGVMKDSALVSVLGYVELLKASQILITRTQEPFLILAIAGAFYFALSFPISRYAAQLEKRWAQ
- a CDS encoding proline racemase family protein, producing MRVIDSHTAGEPTRLVVDGGPDLGSGSLAERAARLEAEHLDFCSSVVLEPRGHDAIVGALLLPPSQPDCTAAVIYFNNLQNLGMCGHATIGLAVTLAHLGRLPHGQHRIETPVGIVEVDLLDANTVAVSNVESYRLQKDVSVDVPGRGKVTGDVAYGGNWFFLVKESPIDLTLANVTDLTAYTKDIRTALEDADITGTDGAWIDHIELFGPPVDPSSNSRNFVLCPGGAYDRSPCGTGCSAKLACLAEDGVLAPGETWIQESVIGSTYRASYQPGTGKGVLPTITGQAFVTSDANLIFNLADPYRLGIRP